Genomic window (Campylobacter ureolyticus ACS-301-V-Sch3b):
TTATGACCGCTGTCATCCCATGTAAATGAGTGTTTTTTTGTATCATTTGGATCCCAGTGGCCGCCAGCTTTCATACCAAGACCTTTATCTGTTGCACCGCAATCAGCATTTACATGAATGTGAAATCCGTGCATTCCACCTTCGCCTAAGCCACTCATATTTGGAAATAGAGCAACTCCGTAGTTTGTATTTATAGCTACAACTTCACCAACTTTTTTATCTGCTTTTTCACCAAGCATATTCATCTCAACAACAATGTGCTCAACACTTTTTGGATTAAACTCATTTATCATATTTGCATCGCTATCATGATTAAGCTCATTTGCAAAAAGCATGGTTGAAGCCACAAGGCTTGCTAAAATAATTTTTTTCATTTTTTCTCCTTATTTTTTAATTTAATAGATTTTATCATTAAATAATTAACAAATAGTTCAACTATAAAATGAAAAATGCAATTACAACTATTGATATAAACATTCCA
Coding sequences:
- a CDS encoding superoxide dismutase family protein, which encodes MKKIILASLVASTMLFANELNHDSDANMINEFNPKSVEHIVVEMNMLGEKADKKVGEVVAINTNYGVALFPNMSGLGEGGMHGFHIHVNADCGATDKGLGMKAGGHWDPNDTKKHSFTWDDSGHKGDLPALYVDKNGVANYPVLAPKIKNIDELKGHSIMVHVGGDNHSDNPAKLGGGGARMICGVIK